Proteins encoded within one genomic window of Hahella chejuensis KCTC 2396:
- the cysM gene encoding cysteine synthase CysM yields the protein MSYPTIESYVGNTPLVRLQRLPGDTSNVILAKLEGNNPAGSVKDRPAMSMIQEAENRGDIRPGDTLIEATSGNTGIALAMAAAIKGYRMVLIMPAHMSEERRAAMTAYGAEIISVSKEEGMEGARDLAKQMESEGKGKVLDQFANPDNPLAHYKTTGPEIWRQTDGAITHFVSSMGTTGTIMGTSRYLKERNPEIQIVGLQPADGASIPGIRRWPEAYLPKIYQPESVDLVLDIAQQEAEETMRALAREEGIFCGVSSGGAIAGALRISREVENAVIVAIICDRGDRYLSTGVFRS from the coding sequence ATGTCATACCCCACGATTGAATCCTACGTTGGAAACACGCCGCTTGTTCGACTACAAAGACTACCCGGCGACACCAGTAATGTCATTCTGGCGAAGCTTGAGGGAAATAATCCGGCGGGATCAGTCAAGGACCGTCCCGCCATGAGTATGATCCAAGAAGCGGAGAATCGGGGCGACATCCGACCTGGCGACACATTAATTGAGGCTACCAGCGGAAATACCGGGATCGCCCTGGCTATGGCGGCAGCGATCAAAGGCTACCGTATGGTCCTGATCATGCCGGCGCATATGAGTGAAGAACGTCGCGCGGCGATGACCGCCTATGGTGCGGAAATCATCTCTGTATCCAAAGAAGAGGGGATGGAAGGGGCGCGTGATCTCGCCAAGCAAATGGAGTCCGAAGGCAAAGGCAAGGTGCTGGATCAGTTCGCCAACCCGGATAATCCTCTGGCGCACTACAAGACGACGGGCCCGGAAATCTGGCGCCAAACCGATGGTGCGATTACTCACTTCGTCAGCTCCATGGGGACCACCGGCACTATTATGGGAACCTCTCGCTATCTCAAAGAGCGCAATCCGGAGATTCAGATTGTCGGCCTGCAGCCTGCCGATGGCGCGTCCATACCTGGCATTCGTCGTTGGCCGGAAGCGTATTTGCCAAAAATATATCAGCCCGAGTCAGTGGACCTGGTTTTGGATATCGCCCAGCAGGAAGCCGAAGAGACTATGCGCGCACTGGCTCGGGAAGAGGGTATTTTCTGTGGCGTATCTTCCGGCGGCGCCATCGCTGGAGCGTTGCGTATTTCCCGTGAGGTTGAAAATGCGGTGATCGTCGCCATTATCTGTGATCGGGGCGACCGCTACCTGTCTACCGGCGTATTCCGCAGCTAA
- the rlmD gene encoding 23S rRNA (uracil(1939)-C(5))-methyltransferase RlmD has protein sequence MSRRRKKLPQESITCEIESLSHEGRGVSHKDGKTLFVEGALPGETVTARYVNSRRSYDELAVEEVLTQHPQRIEPDCQFSKLCGGCSMQHVDLGFQINHKESVLLDHLRHFGDLKPEQVVPPLVGAGRGYRTKARLGVRYVAKRDEVLVGFRERYSNFLTAIDECPILIESVGGRIPELKALVRSLSGYQRIPQIEVAAGDDMCALVIRHMDPLTEEDLQKLIAFSEQTGLAIYLQPKGPDTVAKLWPKDGQELLSYQLRDYGLTMQFHPMDFTQVNRDINRRMLAQALEWLQPQAGETILDLFCGLGNFTLPIARSAAHVVGVEGSEDMVRRGYANAELNGISNVEFHAADLHLPLAPAKEAKHAWLRTYDKVLLDPPRSGAEELAKQMTRFGAKRIVYVSCNPATLARDAGILATQGYKLIKAGVMDMFPHTAHVESMALFEKA, from the coding sequence ATGTCTCGTCGTAGAAAGAAGTTACCCCAAGAGTCCATTACCTGCGAAATCGAATCTCTCAGTCACGAAGGGCGTGGCGTCTCTCATAAAGATGGCAAAACCCTGTTTGTCGAAGGCGCATTGCCTGGCGAAACTGTGACTGCGCGATATGTAAACAGTCGTCGCAGCTATGATGAGCTTGCTGTAGAAGAGGTGCTGACGCAGCATCCGCAACGCATTGAGCCTGACTGTCAATTCTCCAAACTGTGCGGTGGCTGCAGCATGCAGCATGTTGATCTGGGCTTTCAGATCAACCACAAAGAGTCTGTGTTACTGGACCACCTACGCCATTTTGGCGACTTAAAGCCGGAACAGGTTGTTCCGCCTCTGGTGGGCGCGGGGCGCGGTTATCGCACAAAAGCGAGACTGGGCGTGCGTTATGTCGCCAAGCGTGATGAAGTTCTTGTCGGCTTCCGCGAGCGCTACAGTAACTTCCTGACCGCCATTGATGAATGCCCGATATTGATCGAGTCTGTCGGGGGCCGTATTCCTGAACTGAAAGCGCTGGTTCGAAGCCTCTCCGGCTATCAACGTATTCCTCAGATCGAAGTGGCGGCGGGCGACGATATGTGCGCTTTGGTGATCCGTCATATGGACCCGCTCACTGAAGAAGATTTGCAAAAACTGATCGCTTTCTCCGAACAAACTGGATTGGCAATCTATTTGCAGCCAAAAGGTCCCGATACCGTCGCCAAATTGTGGCCGAAAGATGGCCAGGAACTGCTCAGCTACCAATTGCGCGACTATGGTTTGACGATGCAGTTCCATCCGATGGACTTTACCCAGGTCAATCGCGATATCAACCGTCGTATGTTGGCGCAGGCGCTGGAATGGTTGCAGCCGCAGGCCGGAGAGACCATCCTCGACCTGTTTTGCGGACTGGGTAATTTCACCCTGCCCATCGCCCGTTCGGCTGCGCATGTTGTGGGCGTGGAGGGCAGTGAGGATATGGTGCGTCGAGGATACGCCAACGCGGAGCTTAATGGGATCAGTAACGTAGAGTTTCACGCTGCGGACCTGCATCTTCCGTTAGCCCCAGCGAAAGAAGCGAAACATGCATGGCTGCGAACCTATGACAAAGTTCTGCTGGACCCGCCACGCTCTGGCGCGGAAGAGTTAGCGAAACAAATGACCCGTTTTGGGGCGAAGCGAATTGTTTATGTGTCCTGTAACCCCGCCACTTTGGCGCGGGACGCCGGCATTCTGGCGACGCAGGGATACAAGTTGATCAAGGCCGGGGTAATGGATATGTTCCCGCATACGGCCCATGTCGAGTCAATGGCCTTATTCGAGAAAGCATAA